The Meriones unguiculatus strain TT.TT164.6M chromosome 13 unlocalized genomic scaffold, Bangor_MerUng_6.1 Chr13_unordered_Scaffold_135, whole genome shotgun sequence genome has a segment encoding these proteins:
- the LOC132650585 gene encoding zinc finger protein 431-like, translated as LTYNDVHVNFTQEEWALLDTSQRNLYKDVMLETYRNLTAIGYSWEDDNIEEHCQSSRRYTRHKRTHTGEKPYECNQCGKAFAQNSHLLQHKRIHTGEKPYECNQCGKAFACNSNLLIHKRTHTGEKPYECNQCGKAFK; from the exons ttgacctacaatgatgtgcatgtgaactttacTCAAGAAGAATGGGCTTTGCTGGATACTTCCCAAAGGAATCTTtataaagatgtgatgctggagacctacaggaacctcactgctatag gctacagttGGGAAGATGATAATattgaagagcattgtcaaagttctagaagatatACGAG acacaaaagaactcacactggagagaaaccttatgaatgtaaccaatgtggtaaagcctttgcacagaacagtcatctcttacaacataaaagaattcacactggagagaaaccttatgaatgtaaccaatgtggtaaagcctttgcatgtaacagtaatctcctaatacataaaagaactcacactggagagaaaccgtatgaatgtaaccaatgtggtaaagcctttaaa